The DNA window ATCCCGTCATGTTAAAGGCGCAGGTCCTGGTGGGCGGACGCGGATTTGCCGGCGGGATCAAGACCGCTTCCACGCCGGAGGAGCTCAAGAATATGGCGGATGTCCTTCTCGGCTCCGAAATCAAAGGGATGCCCGTTCGAAAGATCCTGGTATGTGAGAAGGCGGAGGTGGCGCAGGAGCTTTATGTGGGGATAACGGTCGACGGCTACTCAGGCACCCCGGTTATCGTGGTAAGCACCGAGGGAGGAGTCCGCATCGAGGAAACGGCCGGAACGGCCCCGGAAAAGCTGGCTTCCATGCATATCGATCCGTCTTTCGGTTATTACCCTTACCAGGCAAGAAGAATGCTCAGAATGCTGAATATACCCCAGTCCCTCATCAGCGCCTGGACCGACGTGATCGGTCAGCTTTATAAGGCCGCCGAGAACTATGAGGCCCTCATCTGCGAGATAAATCCTCTCGTGGTGCTGCCCAACGGAGGCCTTCTCGCGGTTGACGCAGTCCTTGAGGTGGATGATTCCGCGATCTCCAGAATACGCCAACCCCTCCCCGACCGTATAGAGCGGATCGAGAACCCCCTCGAGAAAAGGGGCAAAGAGATAGGCGTCACCTATGTCGATCTCGACGGGGATATAGGGATTATCTCTTCGGGGGCAGGCCTCGGAATGGCTTCCATGGATATCATCGGAGAGAAGATGAAGCCCGCCAATTTCCTTGAAACCGGGGGAGGCATTACCGCGGAGCTCCTTTACCGCTGCATGGACCTCATCATGAGAAAACCCGGCATCAGGGGTATCTTTATTAACGTGTACGGCGGGATCAACCCCATACATGAAGGCGCCAAAGGTGTAGTCCGCTATATTCAGGAGCATAACCTGCAGCTCCCGATAGTGGCAAAAGCCCTCGGGAACCGACAGGAAGAGACGTGGGAGATCTTCCGCTCCGCGGGTGTCCATGTGGTGACGGAAACAGCCACTGAGAAAGCGGTAGCGAAACTCTACGAATTGGTGGGTAAAAATTGACGGGCTACGGGAGATGCTCCTTTCCCGGGGCCACACAATATAAGAATATCGAGGTTTATTGATGAGTATATTGATCGATGATTCAACCCGCGTCATTGTACAGGGCATCACAGGCCGTATCGGTACCGCCCAGACCCACTGGATGCTCGACTACGGCACAAAAATCGTGGGAGGCGTCACTCCGGGCAAGGGTGGATCTATCGTAGAGGGAGTTCCCGTCTTTGACAGTGTCGAAGAGGCGGTACGACAAACCGGCGCCAACGCATCCGTCTTTTTCGTTCCCGCCGCCTTTGTTCTGGATGCTTTCCTGGAGACTATCGACGCAGGGATAAAACTGATCGTGATAGTGCCGGAGCACATACCGGTGCAGGACGTAATCCGCATGAGAAGCTACGCCGCGGACCGGGGAGTTTTCGCCCTCGGCCCCACCACACCGGGCATACTCGTCCCCGGGAAAGGCAAAATGGGCATCATGCCCGCATCTCTTTTCGCCCCGGGACGGGTCGGCATCATTTCAAGAAGCGGTACCCTCTCCTACGAATTTGCCGGCATTCTCTCGGAGATCAACGTAGGCCAAAGCACGGTCATAGGCATGGGGGCCGACCCCGTGGTCCTGAGGAACCTGGCTGATATCCTGGAGCTTTTTGAGCAGGATGAGGGCACTGACGCCGTGATCATCGTCGGCGAAGTGGGCGGTGAGCAGGAAGAAAAGGCAGCGGGATTCATTTCCCGCAAAATGAGCAAACCCGTTGCCGCCTATATCGCGGGCCGCCATTCTCCCCAGGGGAAACGGATGGGTCATGCAGGCGCAATCGTGCGCGGCACCTCCGGGACGGTCGACGCAAAACATGAAGCCCTGCGGGCGGCGGGCGCCGAAGTCCTCGATAGTCCGATACACGCGGCCCAATGGGCGAAGAAGCATAAACTGCAATAACCCCCAACAGGGACAACTTCGGCGGCGCCTTGGCCGGATATTCATATTCGCTGCCATCGCGCCGTTTTCCGTTCCCATTCTCTCCCGTCTCTTTTTTTAATCCCCTCACACAAAAAAATGCTTTTCCCTTTACATTTCCGTAGCGGCTAAAACAGTAAAAACCTCTAGTTCTTCTTGTACTTTTGCCTTTGCGTTACGGGTTTGGATCACGTACGTGTCCGTCCGGAAAGGACCTGCATTTGTACCATATGCCTTTACTTTCCCTCTCCTTTGTGCAAAAATAAATACAGTATTAGACGAGGACGCGAAGTTATTCCGGAGGCTGTAATGAAAACAGGCGACATCAGAAAAATGTTCAATCCCAGAACGATCGCGGTCACAGGGGGGAGCGAGGAAGCAGGCACCGTGGGAAAAGCCCTCCTCGAGAATATGATCGGCGCCTCCCAGAACAGGCTCATCTGCCCCATAGATCCGCACAGGGAATCCCTGATGGGTATCAAGGCCTATCCACATCTCGCGGCCGTTCCGGGAGAAGTGGACCTCGCTGTTATCGCGTCGCCGGCGCCTGCCGTCCCTTCCTTTTTGGAAGAATGCGGAAAAATAGGGGTGGAGGCAGCGGTTATCATCTCCGCGGGCTTCAGGGAGATCGGCGCCGAGGGCCTTAAACTGGAGCAGGAAATAAGGCAGATCAGGTCCAAATACGGAATGCGCATTATCGGGCCTCATTGCACGGGCATAATCCGCCCGGGCACAGGTCTCAACGCTTCCATAGTCCGTGGCCATCCCGGGGACGGCAATATCGCCTTCATCTCCCAAAGCGGCGCCCTAGGCGGCGCCATCCTCGACTGGGCGATAAAAAACCATATCGGCTTCAGCGCCTTTGTCTCCTTGGGCTCCATGATCGACATCGATTTCGGCGATCTTATCGATTTCCTCGGTGATGATTACTATACCAGGAGTATCATGGTTTATATGGAGGGCGTGGGGGATGCGCGTAAGTT is part of the Syntrophorhabdaceae bacterium genome and encodes:
- a CDS encoding succinate--CoA ligase subunit beta codes for the protein MRLHEHEALDIFEELGIPVPRRGVAGTMHEALHLAGEIGYPVMLKAQVLVGGRGFAGGIKTASTPEELKNMADVLLGSEIKGMPVRKILVCEKAEVAQELYVGITVDGYSGTPVIVVSTEGGVRIEETAGTAPEKLASMHIDPSFGYYPYQARRMLRMLNIPQSLISAWTDVIGQLYKAAENYEALICEINPLVVLPNGGLLAVDAVLEVDDSAISRIRQPLPDRIERIENPLEKRGKEIGVTYVDLDGDIGIISSGAGLGMASMDIIGEKMKPANFLETGGGITAELLYRCMDLIMRKPGIRGIFINVYGGINPIHEGAKGVVRYIQEHNLQLPIVAKALGNRQEETWEIFRSAGVHVVTETATEKAVAKLYELVGKN
- the sucD gene encoding succinate--CoA ligase subunit alpha → MSILIDDSTRVIVQGITGRIGTAQTHWMLDYGTKIVGGVTPGKGGSIVEGVPVFDSVEEAVRQTGANASVFFVPAAFVLDAFLETIDAGIKLIVIVPEHIPVQDVIRMRSYAADRGVFALGPTTPGILVPGKGKMGIMPASLFAPGRVGIISRSGTLSYEFAGILSEINVGQSTVIGMGADPVVLRNLADILELFEQDEGTDAVIIVGEVGGEQEEKAAGFISRKMSKPVAAYIAGRHSPQGKRMGHAGAIVRGTSGTVDAKHEALRAAGAEVLDSPIHAAQWAKKHKLQ
- a CDS encoding CoA-binding protein, which codes for MKTGDIRKMFNPRTIAVTGGSEEAGTVGKALLENMIGASQNRLICPIDPHRESLMGIKAYPHLAAVPGEVDLAVIASPAPAVPSFLEECGKIGVEAAVIISAGFREIGAEGLKLEQEIRQIRSKYGMRIIGPHCTGIIRPGTGLNASIVRGHPGDGNIAFISQSGALGGAILDWAIKNHIGFSAFVSLGSMIDIDFGDLIDFLGDDYYTRSIMVYMEGVGDARKFMTSARGFARNKPIVIIKPGRFSHSGENALSHTGVMACEDTIYNAAYRRAGVIRVREVSELFNSAAVLDSKHLPKGRRLAIVTNAGGFGVMATDALIELG